One window of Phalacrocorax carbo chromosome 1, bPhaCar2.1, whole genome shotgun sequence genomic DNA carries:
- the SERTM1 gene encoding serine-rich and transmembrane domain-containing protein 1 gives MSELDSSSGFVGNTENGTFLELYPTSLSTSVDSSPGRLSNVYVYVSIFLSLLAFLLLLLIIALQRLKNIISSSSSYPEYNSDAGSSFTNLEVCSISSQRSALSNLSS, from the coding sequence ATGTCAGAACTCGACTCTTCATCTGGATTTGTAGGAAACACGGAAAATGGGACTTTTCTGGAGCTGTATCCCACATCCCTTTCAACTTCAGTGGATTCATCGCCTGGCCGTTTATCCAATGTCTATGTCTATGTTTCTATATTCCTTAGTCTCTtagcttttctccttttgctatTGATCATTGCACTTCAGAGGctgaaaaacataatttcttcCAGTTCCTCCTACCCTGAATATAATAGTGATGCGGGAAGTTCTTTCACTAATTTAGAGGTTTGTAGTATTTCTTCCCAGCGTTCTGCTCTCTCAAACCTTTCTTCATGA